A single Bacillota bacterium DNA region contains:
- a CDS encoding NUDIX hydrolase, with amino-acid sequence MLPIGERRFTVRGREVTHWFVDSPKVACIIPVLPDGRILLERQYRAALDSWILELPAGKAEPGEEVEACARRELEEETGFRAGRLQELFWFWPAPGYSNEEIHLFVARDLRDGERSLDPGEELEVEALTVEEFLDAVEAGRIHDGKTLLAAAHLRCHGLSG; translated from the coding sequence ATGCTACCCATCGGTGAGCGCCGCTTCACGGTGCGCGGCCGCGAGGTGACGCACTGGTTCGTCGACTCCCCCAAAGTGGCCTGTATCATCCCGGTCCTGCCCGACGGCCGCATCCTCCTGGAGCGGCAGTACCGCGCCGCCCTGGACAGCTGGATCCTGGAGCTGCCCGCGGGCAAGGCCGAGCCCGGCGAGGAGGTGGAGGCCTGCGCCCGCCGGGAGCTGGAGGAGGAGACCGGCTTCCGCGCCGGCCGCCTGCAGGAGCTCTTCTGGTTCTGGCCGGCGCCGGGCTACTCCAACGAGGAGATCCACCTCTTCGTGGCGCGGGATCTCCGGGACGGTGAACGGAGCCTGGACCCCGGCGAGGAGCTGGAGGTGGAGGCGCTCACCGTGGAAGAGTTCCTCGACGCCGTGGAGGCCGGGCGCATCCACGACGGCAAGACGCTCCTGGCCGCCGCGCATCTCCGCTGCCACGGCCTATCCGGCTGA
- the pfkA gene encoding 6-phosphofructokinase, whose translation MQRIAVLTSGGDAPGMNAAIRAVVRKAIYEGLEVLGVEHGYAGLVRGELRPMDRRSVADIIHRGGTILYTARSEAFKSPEGQAEAVAQLRRHQVEALVVIGGDGSFRGAMALEEHGVWTVGVPGTIDNDLAGTDATIGFDTSVNTAIQAIDRIRDTATAHERTFVVEVMGRNSGFIALMAGLADGAESIVVPEEPMTMETICERVQSAYRSGKRHSIIVVAEGAARGFEVAQKIQERTGLDTRVTVLGHIQRGGAPTAMDRLLASRLGAAAVDALLQGRHGVMAGLVHGEVRLTSYEQVVSARKDIDRETYRLAAILAI comes from the coding sequence GTGCAGCGGATCGCGGTCCTGACCAGCGGTGGCGACGCTCCGGGCATGAATGCGGCCATCCGCGCGGTGGTCCGGAAGGCCATCTACGAGGGGCTGGAGGTCCTGGGCGTCGAACACGGCTACGCGGGCCTGGTCCGGGGTGAGCTCCGGCCCATGGACCGGCGCTCGGTGGCGGACATCATCCACCGCGGCGGTACCATCCTCTACACGGCCCGCTCGGAGGCCTTCAAGAGCCCCGAAGGTCAGGCCGAGGCGGTGGCCCAGCTCCGCCGCCACCAGGTCGAGGCTCTGGTCGTCATCGGCGGGGACGGCTCCTTCCGCGGGGCGATGGCCCTGGAGGAGCACGGTGTCTGGACGGTGGGCGTCCCCGGCACCATCGACAACGACCTGGCCGGCACCGACGCCACCATCGGCTTCGACACCTCGGTCAACACCGCCATCCAGGCCATCGACCGCATCCGCGACACGGCGACGGCGCACGAGCGGACCTTCGTGGTCGAGGTGATGGGCCGGAACTCGGGCTTCATCGCGCTGATGGCGGGGCTGGCGGACGGCGCCGAGTCCATCGTGGTGCCGGAGGAGCCCATGACCATGGAGACGATCTGCGAGCGGGTCCAGTCGGCCTACCGCTCGGGCAAGCGGCACAGCATCATCGTGGTGGCCGAGGGAGCCGCCCGCGGCTTCGAGGTGGCGCAGAAGATCCAGGAGAGGACGGGGCTCGACACGCGCGTCACCGTCCTCGGGCATATCCAGCGCGGAGGGGCGCCGACGGCCATGGACCGGCTGCTCGCCTCGCGCCTGGGAGCGGCGGCGGTGGACGCCCTCCTGCAGGGAAGGCACGGCGTGATGGCCGGGCTGGTCCACGGCGAGGTGCGGCTCACCTCGTACGAGCAGGTGGTGTCGGCGAGGAAGGATATCGACCGCGAGACCTACCGGCTCGCGGCCATCCTGGCCATCTGA
- a CDS encoding glutamate decarboxylase, which yields MWQVLYVAPTREMADRVVRGLAERGFLARVRAGGGRGDLSLWEILLPDVEMEEAQTALAEVLARAGSGEADGGA from the coding sequence GTGTGGCAGGTCCTGTACGTCGCGCCCACACGAGAGATGGCCGATCGGGTCGTGCGCGGGCTGGCCGAGCGGGGCTTCCTCGCCCGGGTGCGGGCCGGTGGGGGGCGCGGTGACCTCTCGCTGTGGGAGATCCTTCTTCCGGACGTAGAGATGGAGGAAGCGCAGACGGCCCTGGCCGAGGTGCTGGCCAGGGCCGGGTCTGGCGAGGCGGACGGGGGGGCATGA
- a CDS encoding MFS transporter — protein MLFLFFVQLGQGMQQVTTNLWLLAMGYPASWLGRLLAVGAVAGLAGSLPLGWLGRRWGAERVFLLSGGLAGLTGAAALLWPRPQPLLAAAVAAGLAGAALAVLTNPLMAELEPPGRASLLFSSAYALSEVALVLGSLLGGGLPALVGGSHAPAGLRNALLVTLLVSGAALFPLLRLGRIQGGEGREGAEPGESARPAPSRLDGRPGLRTLAVAALLVLVEALTGAGAGLVVPYLNVFLVRRFGAGTGEVGTVFALGSVATALLALLAGRLAGRGRRRAAWVGIGFELLSLPLLLAAPRTGSLAAAGVVLVLRSGLMNAAEPLRSQFAMASVRGAGRTWLSALQNLAWQAAWAAATAWAGSWVDRGAFQLLFQWTALAYLLAAGTWSLLALGTAPERGGAP, from the coding sequence TTGCTCTTCCTCTTTTTCGTCCAGCTGGGCCAGGGGATGCAACAGGTGACCACCAACCTCTGGCTGCTGGCGATGGGCTATCCGGCCTCCTGGCTGGGGAGGCTGCTGGCGGTGGGCGCGGTGGCGGGCCTGGCGGGCTCGCTCCCCCTGGGCTGGCTGGGAAGGCGCTGGGGCGCGGAGCGCGTCTTCCTCCTCAGCGGCGGCCTGGCCGGTCTGACCGGGGCCGCGGCGCTGCTCTGGCCGAGGCCGCAGCCGCTGCTGGCGGCCGCCGTGGCGGCGGGCCTCGCAGGCGCTGCGCTGGCGGTGTTGACCAACCCGCTGATGGCGGAGCTGGAGCCTCCCGGCCGCGCCAGCCTCCTCTTCTCCAGCGCCTACGCGCTGAGCGAGGTGGCCCTGGTTCTCGGCTCCCTCCTGGGTGGTGGCCTGCCGGCGCTGGTGGGCGGGTCACACGCCCCCGCGGGATTGCGGAACGCACTCCTGGTCACGCTTCTGGTCTCGGGCGCGGCGCTCTTTCCCCTGTTGCGACTCGGCCGAATCCAGGGAGGGGAGGGGAGAGAGGGGGCCGAGCCGGGGGAGTCCGCACGGCCCGCTCCTTCCCGGCTGGACGGTCGGCCCGGGCTCCGCACCCTGGCGGTGGCGGCGCTGCTGGTCCTGGTCGAGGCGCTGACGGGGGCTGGGGCGGGGCTGGTCGTCCCCTACCTGAACGTCTTCCTGGTCCGCCGGTTCGGCGCCGGCACGGGGGAGGTGGGGACCGTCTTCGCCCTGGGCTCGGTGGCGACGGCGCTCCTGGCCTTGCTGGCGGGCCGGTTGGCGGGGCGGGGGCGGAGGAGAGCGGCCTGGGTGGGGATCGGGTTCGAGCTGCTCTCCCTGCCCCTCCTCCTGGCCGCCCCGCGGACGGGGTCGCTGGCCGCCGCAGGGGTGGTGCTGGTCCTCCGCTCGGGCCTGATGAACGCGGCCGAGCCCCTGCGCAGCCAGTTCGCCATGGCCTCGGTGCGGGGAGCCGGGCGGACCTGGCTGTCGGCGCTCCAGAACCTCGCCTGGCAGGCCGCCTGGGCGGCGGCCACGGCCTGGGCGGGGAGCTGGGTGGACCGCGGCGCCTTCCAGCTCCTCTTCCAGTGGACGGCGCTGGCCTACTTGCTGGCGGCGGGCACCTGGTCCCTCCTGGCCCTCGGGACGGCGCCGGAGCGGGGCGGCGCCCCCTGA
- a CDS encoding ATP-binding protein produces MDGEGRIRLLPNLYLHNDLVLRRDAIDLLQEPVVAFDATGAPVYANPSARRWLDLEPEGPESGELFSRVGGHLGGAVQAALGGRSSRLTVRGGLHGQVLPLVSFDGPVAGAVLVVEAPSSAEAAERQISLLRALLDELARGRTGACVLDASGRLVWVSDRLASLCLRPGRELLGKSVAEIFPGLPPELRVDEEVLLARGRVERRLNLDPWLPSRPGPMNVHARAVLDGGELLGALIRVDPLRQGEAEEAAIPHAQQAAAAAAHEIRNALSAIRGYLQLIDRSASEKQQDFLRLVLHEMDRVSDLTSYLIALERPLSPSEQATEPLQRCLEESVREMEVQARAHGVELLYEKPEEPVVARHSCDSMRQVILNLVGNALEAVGTGGHVRVSVRQEERWAVVEVADDGPGIPADRLERIFDPFFTTKPSGTGLGLSICRRLVLAQGGRLDVESREGEGARFFVRLPLARRGGEESAASREEQPSPGSAGAQGPGEAVDKPGAPE; encoded by the coding sequence ATGGACGGCGAAGGCCGCATCCGCCTGCTGCCCAATCTCTACCTGCATAACGACCTGGTCCTGCGACGCGACGCCATCGACCTGCTCCAGGAGCCCGTGGTCGCCTTCGACGCCACCGGGGCGCCGGTCTACGCCAACCCGAGCGCCCGGCGGTGGCTCGACCTCGAGCCCGAGGGGCCCGAGTCCGGCGAGCTCTTCAGCCGGGTGGGCGGCCACCTGGGTGGGGCGGTCCAGGCGGCGCTGGGGGGCCGGAGCAGCCGGCTGACGGTGCGCGGCGGCCTTCACGGCCAGGTGCTCCCGCTGGTCAGCTTCGACGGACCCGTAGCCGGCGCGGTGCTGGTGGTGGAGGCACCCTCCTCGGCGGAGGCGGCCGAGCGCCAGATCAGCCTCCTGCGCGCGCTCCTGGACGAGCTGGCCCGCGGGCGCACCGGCGCCTGCGTCCTGGACGCCAGCGGCCGGTTGGTCTGGGTGAGCGACCGGCTGGCCTCGCTCTGCCTCCGGCCCGGCCGGGAGCTGCTGGGGAAGAGCGTCGCGGAGATCTTTCCCGGCCTTCCCCCGGAGTTGCGCGTCGACGAGGAGGTGCTCCTGGCCCGCGGGCGGGTGGAGCGTCGCCTCAACCTGGACCCGTGGCTGCCGAGCCGGCCCGGACCCATGAACGTCCATGCCCGCGCCGTGCTGGACGGGGGGGAGCTGCTGGGCGCCCTCATCCGGGTCGACCCGCTCCGGCAGGGCGAGGCGGAGGAGGCGGCGATCCCGCACGCGCAGCAGGCTGCGGCGGCCGCCGCCCACGAGATCCGGAACGCGCTCTCGGCCATCCGCGGCTACCTGCAGCTGATCGACCGCTCCGCCAGCGAAAAGCAGCAGGACTTCCTGCGGCTGGTGCTGCACGAGATGGATCGGGTGAGTGACCTGACCAGCTATCTGATCGCCCTGGAGCGGCCGCTCTCACCCAGCGAGCAGGCGACCGAGCCGCTTCAGCGCTGCCTGGAGGAGAGCGTCCGCGAGATGGAGGTGCAGGCGCGGGCGCACGGCGTGGAGCTCCTTTACGAGAAGCCGGAGGAGCCGGTGGTGGCGCGCCACAGCTGCGACAGCATGCGCCAGGTGATCCTCAATCTGGTCGGGAACGCGCTGGAGGCGGTGGGCACCGGCGGGCACGTCAGGGTGTCGGTCCGCCAGGAGGAACGCTGGGCGGTGGTGGAGGTGGCCGACGACGGTCCCGGGATCCCCGCCGACCGGTTGGAGAGGATCTTCGACCCCTTCTTCACCACCAAGCCCAGCGGGACCGGCCTGGGCCTCTCCATCTGCCGGCGGCTGGTCCTGGCCCAGGGCGGCCGGCTCGACGTGGAGAGCCGGGAGGGCGAGGGCGCACGTTTCTTCGTCCGACTCCCGCTGGCCCGCCGCGGCGGGGAGGAGTCGGCGGCATCCCGGGAGGAGCAGCCCTCGCCGGGATCGGCCGGGGCGCAGGGGCCGGGGGAAGCGGTGGACAAGCCCGGCGCACCGGAGTGA
- a CDS encoding pyridoxal phosphate-dependent aminotransferase, which yields MALAERTEGLAASPTMAMDARAKALVRQGVDVISFSVGEPDFDTPEVIKEAALAAMRRGQTKYTAVQGLPELREAVAANLAEELGLDVDPARIVVSNGAKQSIFNVLFALAGPGDEVVVPAPYWVSYPEQIRLAGATPVIVPTRVEEGFHLDLEALEAAIGPRTRAILLNSPSNPSGAVLGRGELEAVAELALRHGLWIISDEIYRHLVFGVEHVSVAQLGPEVRARTVLIDGVSKAYAMTGWRIGWAVAEDRALVEAMTAIQSHLTSAPSTISQWAAVAALRQAGEAARAMVEEFDRRRRRVVELIRRTPGFELPREPEGAFYAFPSIRPLLGRAVAGRQVNDGDDLAELLLEEAHVAVVPGAGFGLPEYLRLSYATSLERIEEGFRRLASALRVS from the coding sequence TTGGCTCTTGCGGAGCGGACGGAGGGGCTGGCCGCCTCGCCCACCATGGCCATGGACGCGCGCGCCAAGGCGCTCGTCCGCCAGGGCGTGGACGTGATCAGCTTCAGCGTGGGAGAACCCGACTTCGACACGCCGGAGGTGATCAAGGAAGCCGCGCTGGCGGCGATGCGACGGGGCCAGACGAAGTACACCGCGGTGCAGGGGCTTCCGGAGCTGCGGGAAGCGGTGGCCGCCAACCTGGCCGAGGAGCTTGGGCTGGACGTGGATCCCGCCCGGATCGTCGTCTCCAACGGGGCGAAGCAGAGCATCTTCAACGTGCTCTTCGCCCTGGCGGGGCCGGGCGACGAGGTGGTCGTGCCCGCTCCCTACTGGGTCTCCTATCCCGAGCAGATCCGGTTGGCTGGCGCGACGCCCGTCATCGTCCCCACCCGGGTGGAGGAGGGCTTCCATCTGGACCTGGAGGCGCTGGAGGCCGCCATCGGCCCCCGCACCCGGGCCATCCTGCTCAACTCGCCCTCCAACCCCAGCGGCGCGGTCCTCGGCCGGGGCGAGCTGGAGGCGGTGGCCGAGCTGGCCCTGCGGCACGGGCTCTGGATCATCTCCGACGAGATCTACCGCCACCTGGTCTTCGGCGTCGAGCACGTGAGCGTCGCGCAGCTGGGGCCCGAGGTCCGCGCCCGCACCGTCCTCATCGACGGGGTCTCCAAGGCCTACGCCATGACCGGCTGGCGGATCGGCTGGGCCGTGGCCGAGGACCGCGCCCTGGTCGAGGCGATGACCGCCATCCAGTCGCATCTCACCTCGGCGCCCTCCACCATCTCCCAGTGGGCGGCGGTGGCCGCGCTGCGCCAGGCGGGCGAGGCGGCGCGCGCCATGGTGGAGGAGTTCGACCGCAGGCGGAGGCGGGTGGTGGAGCTGATCCGCCGGACGCCCGGTTTCGAGCTTCCTCGGGAGCCGGAGGGCGCCTTCTACGCCTTCCCCTCCATCCGCCCCCTGCTGGGCCGCGCGGTGGCGGGCCGCCAGGTGAACGACGGCGACGATCTGGCGGAGCTCCTGCTGGAGGAGGCCCACGTGGCGGTGGTGCCCGGCGCGGGCTTCGGGTTGCCCGAGTACCTCCGCCTCAGCTACGCCACCTCCCTGGAGCGGATCGAGGAGGGCTTCCGTCGGCTCGCCTCCGCCCTCCGTGTATCATGA
- the pyk gene encoding pyruvate kinase: MRRTKVVATIGPASESEEALRALMEAGMDVARLNLSHGGGQQLRERSERIRRIAERLGRHIGLMFDTRGPEVRIGRFPGGSVELAPGDRFLLVPEPVEGSRERVGISYPGLARDLEPGATLLLDDGNLVFRVREIRRDGAIDCEVVVGGRLLGGKKCLAPGTRLSLPPLLPEDEADLRLGLELGIEFVAASFIQTADDVLAVRRFLEENASPAARLPEIITKIETRHGVDRFEEILEVSDGIMVARGDLGLEMPTEDVPFIQKRIIALANRAGKPVITATQMLESMVEHASPTRAEAADVANAVMDGTDAVMLSAESATGAHPVEAVRMMARIAERADAELVARRQGAQPPSSPATVTDAISRASVATAAALGAAAIITPTQSGRTARVVAAQRPAAPILAVTPESGTARRLSLVWGVEPLVLARQRSSDEVIERAVAAALESGRVANGDVVVITAGFPVGVSGTTNTLKVHTVAAVLGRGQGIGKEAASGPVCLVEDATAAASAFRDGDVLVVPRIDPEMVVYAQRAAALVVREGGLSSPSAIVALNLGRPAIVGYQPESAEELRPGETVTVDPVHGLLYRGRVHRI, from the coding sequence TTGCGCAGAACCAAAGTGGTGGCCACCATCGGTCCCGCCAGCGAATCGGAGGAAGCGCTGCGCGCCCTGATGGAGGCGGGTATGGACGTGGCCCGCCTCAACCTCTCCCACGGGGGCGGCCAGCAGCTGCGCGAGCGGAGCGAGCGGATCCGCCGGATCGCGGAGCGACTGGGTCGCCACATCGGCCTCATGTTCGACACCCGGGGACCGGAGGTGCGGATCGGCCGCTTCCCCGGCGGGAGCGTGGAACTGGCGCCGGGGGATCGCTTCCTGCTGGTGCCGGAGCCGGTGGAAGGCAGCCGCGAGCGGGTCGGCATCAGCTATCCCGGCCTCGCTCGCGACCTGGAGCCGGGGGCGACGCTGCTCCTGGACGACGGCAACCTGGTCTTCCGGGTGCGGGAGATCCGCCGCGACGGTGCCATCGACTGCGAGGTGGTGGTGGGAGGACGGCTGCTCGGCGGCAAGAAGTGCCTGGCGCCGGGGACCCGGCTCTCGCTGCCGCCGCTCCTGCCGGAGGACGAGGCCGACCTCCGCCTCGGCCTGGAGCTGGGGATCGAGTTCGTGGCGGCCAGCTTCATCCAGACGGCGGACGACGTGCTCGCGGTGCGCCGCTTCCTGGAGGAGAACGCCTCCCCGGCCGCCCGGCTGCCGGAGATCATCACCAAGATCGAGACCCGTCACGGTGTCGACCGCTTCGAGGAGATCCTGGAGGTCTCCGACGGGATCATGGTGGCGCGGGGCGACCTGGGGCTGGAGATGCCCACCGAGGACGTCCCCTTCATCCAGAAGCGGATCATCGCCCTGGCCAACCGGGCGGGGAAGCCGGTGATCACGGCCACCCAGATGCTGGAATCCATGGTCGAGCACGCCTCGCCCACGCGGGCCGAGGCGGCCGACGTGGCCAACGCCGTGATGGACGGGACCGACGCGGTCATGCTCAGCGCCGAGAGCGCCACCGGCGCCCACCCGGTGGAGGCGGTGCGGATGATGGCGCGGATCGCCGAGCGCGCCGACGCCGAGCTGGTCGCCCGCCGCCAGGGAGCGCAGCCGCCTTCCTCCCCCGCCACCGTCACCGACGCCATCAGCCGCGCCTCGGTGGCGACCGCGGCGGCGCTGGGCGCCGCGGCGATCATCACGCCGACCCAGTCCGGGCGGACGGCCCGCGTGGTGGCGGCCCAGAGACCCGCCGCCCCCATCCTGGCCGTCACCCCGGAGTCGGGGACCGCCCGCCGCCTCAGCCTGGTCTGGGGCGTGGAACCGCTCGTGCTGGCCCGCCAGCGTTCCAGCGACGAGGTGATCGAGAGGGCGGTGGCGGCGGCGCTGGAATCGGGGCGGGTGGCGAACGGCGACGTGGTCGTCATCACCGCCGGCTTCCCCGTCGGCGTCTCCGGGACCACCAACACGCTCAAGGTCCACACGGTGGCGGCCGTCCTCGGGCGCGGCCAGGGGATCGGCAAGGAGGCCGCCAGCGGTCCGGTCTGCCTGGTGGAGGACGCCACCGCGGCCGCCTCCGCCTTCCGCGACGGCGACGTCCTGGTGGTGCCCCGCATCGACCCGGAGATGGTGGTCTACGCCCAGCGGGCGGCGGCGCTCGTGGTCCGCGAGGGCGGCCTCAGCTCCCCCAGCGCCATCGTCGCCCTCAACCTCGGCCGACCCGCCATCGTCGGCTACCAGCCGGAGAGCGCGGAGGAGCTCCGGCCCGGCGAGACGGTGACCGTCGACCCGGTGCACGGGTTGCTGTACCGGGGCCGCGTTCATAGAATCTGA